From the Polaribacter gangjinensis genome, the window AAAAGAAGCTTTGGAAGAAGATAAAATTTCTTGGTCTCGTTACAAAAGTTATTTGCAAATTTTTAATGGCGAAGAAGATGGTGAGCATTACAGAACGGATAATTGGGATGAAGAAGAAGAGGATTAAGTCCCCTTTGTCTTTCAGACATTTCCCCAAAGGGGAAAATCGAATTGTAAAATTCCGATTTTAATTATGTAAAAGTTAACATCATAATCATTAATAAAAGGTTTCTTAAATTAAAAAAAATATGAAACTATGAAAGTTGTTATTCAAAGAGTATCAAAAGCTAGCGTTACAATTGCTCAACAAAAAGTAGCTGACATTCAACATGGATTGCTAGTTTTGTTGGGTATTATTGATGAAGATTCTCTAGAAGACATCAATTGGTTAGTAAAAAAAATCGTCAATTTGCGCATTTTTAATGATGAAAATGAGGTAATGAATCTTTCACTAAAAGATGTTAAAGGCGATTTGATTTTGGTAAGTCAATTTACCTTGCATGCATCCACCAAAAAAGGAAACAGACCAAGTTATATCAAAGCTGCAAAACCCGAAATTGCCATTCCATTGTATGAGAATTTTATAGTTTCATTGGAAAATGAACTCGAAAAAAAGATACAAACAGGAGAATTTGGTGCAGATATGAAAGTGAAATTATTGAATGATGGTCCTGTAACTATTATCATGGATTCTAAAAATAAAGAGTAAATTTTAATTAATAATTAAGAATTGGGAATTAAGAATTTTCAAAAGTGAATCTTAAAAACTATCATTTCTAAACACCGAAAACTAAGCACTAAAAACTCATATTTATTGTATTTCGATATTCATACACATTCAACGTTAAGCTCAAATCAGGTTTTTACGATTCAAAATAGGTATCCAACTTCGGATGATTTTTCAAGACCTTTTTCAATAGGATTGCACCCTTGGTTTTTGAAAAAAGAGACTGCTGAAATAGAACTAAGTTTGTTGGAGGAAAAATTGCAACATTCCAAATGTTTTGCACTTGGTGAATGTGGCTTGGATAAAGCGATTGAAACCAATTTCGATTTTCAAAAAGCAATTTTCATCAAACAAATTCATCTTTCTGAAAAGTATCAAAAACCCATCATCATTCATTGTGTGCGTGCTTTTCAAGAAATTATTGAAATCAAAAAAGTACAAAAACCTTCACAACCTTGGATTATTCATGGTTTTCAAAAAGATAAACAATTGGCTTTTACTTTGATAGAAAATGGATTTTTACTTTCATTTGGAGCAGCTGTTTTAGAAAGTACAAAAGTTCAAGAAGCAATTTCAGCAATTTCAATCGATAAAATTTTTATTGAAACCGACAATTCAGAGGTTTCAATTCAAGAAATTTATCAGAAAATTTCAAACATTAAAAAAGTTCCATTAGAGAAACTAAAAGAACAAATTCACATAAATTTCAAATATATTTTTACATCATGAGTTGGTTAGAACGCACAGAATTATTGATACAAAAAGAAGGTATTGAAACACTTAAAAACGCCCATATTTTAATTGTTGGTTTGGGTGGAGTTGGCTCTTTTGCTGCCGAATTTATTGCCAGAGCAGGAGTACAAAATGTAACTTTAGTTGATGGTGATGTTTTTGATATAACAAACATTAACAGGCAATTGACTGCCTTACAATCAACCGTTGGAAAATCAAAAGCACTAGTTTTAAAAGAACGATTGTTAGACATCAATCCAACAATGCACATTGAAACCATTCAAGATTTTTTAACTCCCGAAAAAGCCTTTGTAATAGTTACAGAAAAATTTGATTTTGTGATGGACTGTATAGATAGCATTTCGCCAAAACTTAATTTATTGATAGCTGCAAAACGAAAAAAAGTAAAAGTAATTAGTTCAATGGGTGCAGGAGGTAAAATGGATGTATCAAAAGTTAAGGTAGCAGAAATCAGTAAAACAAACAATTGCTCAATGGCAAGAGTGATTAGAAGAAGATTAAAAAAAGAAGGAATTCAAAAAGGAATTAAAGTTGTTTTTTCTGAAGAAATGCAACAAGAATCAAGTTTACGATTGGTAGAAAATGCACAATATAAAAAGTCATTTTACGGTACTATCAGTTTTATGCCAGCAGCTTTTGGGTTGCATGCAGCTGCTTATGTTATTAATTATTTGTTAAAAAATGATAAAAAATAATTTCCATGGAAAATAAATTTATATATTTGCCATGGAAAATAAATAACATCAATTTAAAAACAATCAAAATGAAAAAATCAATAGTATTAGTAGCAATAGTAGCATCAGTATTTACTGCATGCAAATCAGAAAAAAAAGAAACAATGGCTTTAAACGAAGAGACAAAAATGGAAGTGAACAATTATGTAGAAAACAATGTTGATATCTTAACATCGGTATTGACATGGAAAGGATCAAAACCAACAGGTTCTCACAATGGAACTGTGGCTTTAAAAAGCGGAAATTTAGAAGTTGTAAAAGGAAAGATTAAATCAGGAGTTTTTGTGGTTGATTTAAATACTATTAAAAACTTAGATTTAGCAGGTACAGATGGTGCTGCAAACTTAGAAGGACATTTAAAAGGAGAAGATTTCTTTGATGTAGCAAAATATCCAACATCTACTTTTACCATTACAAGCACAAAAAATAATGGTGCAAAAATTGATGTGACAGGTAAATTACAAATTAAAGATGTTACTAAAACCATCACAATTCCTGCAGTTTTATCAACTGAAAATGGTGTAACAGTATTTACAAGTGAAGTTTTCAAAATAAATAGAGCTGATTTCAATGTAAAATATGGTTCAAAATCATTTTTTGACAATTTGAAAGACAAGTTTATTGATGATATTATCGAAATGTCGTTTGTTGTAAAAACAAAAGCATAATCAGTAATCATAAAAGCATCAGAAAATGAAAGCAGATAGACCAAAATGCGGATGTGGAAATACATCAAATTCAGAAGGATATTGTGATGGTTCGCATTTGAACAAATAAATCATAAAAAATTAAAATACTTTTTTTTAAAAAAAACCCAAAACAGTTTGTTTTGGGTTTTTTAATTTTATATGTTTGGTTTTTTAAAAAATTGCTTTGATAAAGTCAACCCTCATCCTAATTATTTTTCTCTTTAGTATTTTTTGTAAAGCTCAAGATCTCTCACTTTCTGCACTTTCTATTCCTAAAGAATTAAAAGAAAATGCCAATGCCGTTATTAGAAATGAGCAAATCAATATCAATATTTTAGCAGTTGATGAGATGATTGTTACTCAAAAAAGAACGGTAACAGTTTTAAACAAATCAGGAAATACTAGTGCTGAGATGTATGAGCATTATGATAATGATACAAAAATCACAAAACTTTCTGCAGTAATTTATGACGCTTTTGGCAAGGAAATCCAAAAATATTCAAAAGGAAAATTTTTAGATGTAAGTGCTGTTGATGGTGGAACTTTGTATTCAGACGATCGTGTAAAATACTTAGATTATACGCCCACTACTTATCCATATACCTTGGTTTTTGAATCAGAATACAAAACATCTTCTACAGGTTTTATTCCAAGTTGGGTTCCTGTAAGTCGATATTTTGTGGCTGTGGAAAGTAGTAAATACACTATTGTAAATTCACCCAACATTCCTTGGAGAAAGAAAAATTTAAACTTTACCAATTTCGATATCAAAATTGATGAATTAGAAAATAATATTACTTATTCAATACAAAATCAACCTGCTTTTGAGCCTGAAAATGTGTCAATTGATTTCCGAGAATTTGTTCCAAGAACTATTTTTGCTTTAGAATCTTTTTCATTAAAAGGTACCTTAGGAAATAATCCAAATTGGAAAGATTTTGGATTATGGATGCATGAAAAGTTATTGAAAGGTAGAGATGAATTGAGTCCTGAAACCATTGCAATTGTAAATAAAATGGTTGAAGGTGTTACTGATCCTATTGAAAAAGCAAAATTGGTATATCAATACATGCAACAAAAAACTAGGTATATCAGTGTTCAAGTTGGTATTGGAGGTTGGGAGCCCATTGCCGCTAATTTAGTAGATAATGTTGGTTACGGAGATTGTAAAGGCTTAACAAATTATACCAAAGCTTTGTTGGATGCTGTAGGTGTAACGTCTTATTATACTG encodes:
- a CDS encoding TatD family hydrolase; translated protein: MYFDIHTHSTLSSNQVFTIQNRYPTSDDFSRPFSIGLHPWFLKKETAEIELSLLEEKLQHSKCFALGECGLDKAIETNFDFQKAIFIKQIHLSEKYQKPIIIHCVRAFQEIIEIKKVQKPSQPWIIHGFQKDKQLAFTLIENGFLLSFGAAVLESTKVQEAISAISIDKIFIETDNSEVSIQEIYQKISNIKKVPLEKLKEQIHINFKYIFTS
- a CDS encoding DUF3857 domain-containing protein; the protein is MIKSTLILIIFLFSIFCKAQDLSLSALSIPKELKENANAVIRNEQININILAVDEMIVTQKRTVTVLNKSGNTSAEMYEHYDNDTKITKLSAVIYDAFGKEIQKYSKGKFLDVSAVDGGTLYSDDRVKYLDYTPTTYPYTLVFESEYKTSSTGFIPSWVPVSRYFVAVESSKYTIVNSPNIPWRKKNLNFTNFDIKIDELENNITYSIQNQPAFEPENVSIDFREFVPRTIFALESFSLKGTLGNNPNWKDFGLWMHEKLLKGRDELSPETIAIVNKMVEGVTDPIEKAKLVYQYMQQKTRYISVQVGIGGWEPIAANLVDNVGYGDCKGLTNYTKALLDAVGVTSYYTVVYADDKIDIDKDFSSLQGNHVILNIPNNGKDIWLECTSQTMPFGFLGDFTDDRDVLVVTPEGGFIKRTASYKNEQNLQATKATIQLLESGNLTATIKKVSTGIQYDSSVGLERLTQDELIKGYKTGIWSYINNLEINKAVLDNDKNAIQFTEDVEVSIQNFATINESDYLFRVNVFNRNSFVPNKYKDRKLPLKIERGYKDTDEYIFTIPTNYKFESLPAATEIITKFGEYKLKFQQIDETSFSYSRELFIKDGVYPKEDYEEYRNFRRSIAKLENLRIAIIKK
- the dtd gene encoding D-aminoacyl-tRNA deacylase gives rise to the protein MKVVIQRVSKASVTIAQQKVADIQHGLLVLLGIIDEDSLEDINWLVKKIVNLRIFNDENEVMNLSLKDVKGDLILVSQFTLHASTKKGNRPSYIKAAKPEIAIPLYENFIVSLENELEKKIQTGEFGADMKVKLLNDGPVTIIMDSKNKE
- a CDS encoding tRNA threonylcarbamoyladenosine dehydratase translates to MSWLERTELLIQKEGIETLKNAHILIVGLGGVGSFAAEFIARAGVQNVTLVDGDVFDITNINRQLTALQSTVGKSKALVLKERLLDINPTMHIETIQDFLTPEKAFVIVTEKFDFVMDCIDSISPKLNLLIAAKRKKVKVISSMGAGGKMDVSKVKVAEISKTNNCSMARVIRRRLKKEGIQKGIKVVFSEEMQQESSLRLVENAQYKKSFYGTISFMPAAFGLHAAAYVINYLLKNDKK
- a CDS encoding YceI family protein, which gives rise to MKKSIVLVAIVASVFTACKSEKKETMALNEETKMEVNNYVENNVDILTSVLTWKGSKPTGSHNGTVALKSGNLEVVKGKIKSGVFVVDLNTIKNLDLAGTDGAANLEGHLKGEDFFDVAKYPTSTFTITSTKNNGAKIDVTGKLQIKDVTKTITIPAVLSTENGVTVFTSEVFKINRADFNVKYGSKSFFDNLKDKFIDDIIEMSFVVKTKA